The following proteins are co-located in the Noviherbaspirillum sp. UKPF54 genome:
- a CDS encoding TonB-dependent receptor produces the protein MKSSMGAKHAPLFAALALIGADCAMAQQTQEERTLDAVVVSASRSQAKVEEMPLHSTIVSQEDIRKSPATTLDQLLRNVPGMNFTGVPAALSDPTGHQTKMRGLGNAKVLVLLDGIPIHDPFYLTTQWFKVPLSNIERVEIIRGGNSSLWGNMAVAGVVNIVTRRVSDNAGEASASIGTQGTTNIALSKNVALSDALSFNLAADFSHTDGYQTTPAEFLYRFPQKQPVTSENKNIRLTTYFKPSADLSGYLRLGYHVQDQDISYQFGNNLQKSPDLAASLIKTFDDRASLQANAWAQYVNFQKFNGNTCYYQGGTTCLTSTSASLTPAKVNGNVVQFYTQQGDQGYREQGGSLIYSKNLRAALYSFQLGADYRRLSAQDTEWFYNTPTGPAAPQGQFNSSTHGEGAQTFQGVFAQAKIAPLDALDITVSGRYDAYRIDDRTNTRTLASGASTGGALPASTKSAFNPSLAVRYELNDRVSLRGATYKAFRAPGFNNLTRTFGTGSNTTIANPDLVPEDLRGWELGSDYRQGGFSAGATYFLYNISNMIATYTASGAGAPQQVQTICGGATLPGCSGSAKYYTNDQDGQSHGVELVASWDVLDSVTLNGFYTRTETYLTRRGAVVTDPLGVQLTGVPKNVASLGATWKPVEKLRTYAELRYIGPMLLDTTSNNATTRFEQGGNTIVNASASYAWSKTVEVFGNVVNLFDREYTETPYNVNQPYNKVLSMPRAVNVGVRMRF, from the coding sequence ATGAAAAGTTCGATGGGCGCCAAGCATGCGCCCCTGTTCGCGGCGCTCGCCCTGATCGGCGCGGACTGCGCAATGGCGCAGCAAACCCAGGAAGAAAGAACGCTGGACGCGGTCGTGGTCTCGGCCAGCCGCAGCCAGGCAAAAGTCGAGGAAATGCCGCTGCACTCGACCATCGTCTCGCAGGAAGACATCAGGAAGTCGCCCGCCACCACGCTCGATCAATTGCTGCGCAACGTGCCGGGCATGAACTTCACTGGCGTGCCGGCCGCCTTGTCGGACCCGACCGGACATCAAACCAAGATGCGCGGTTTAGGCAATGCCAAGGTGCTGGTACTGCTAGATGGCATACCTATCCATGACCCGTTCTACCTCACGACCCAATGGTTCAAGGTCCCGCTCTCCAACATCGAGCGTGTAGAGATTATCCGTGGCGGGAACTCCAGCCTGTGGGGGAATATGGCCGTGGCCGGCGTCGTTAATATCGTCACCAGGCGGGTCAGCGACAATGCGGGCGAGGCGTCGGCAAGCATCGGCACGCAAGGCACCACGAACATCGCATTGAGCAAGAATGTCGCGCTCTCGGACGCGCTCAGTTTCAACCTCGCCGCCGATTTTTCCCATACCGACGGCTATCAGACGACGCCGGCCGAATTCCTGTACCGCTTTCCGCAAAAGCAGCCGGTAACGAGCGAAAACAAGAACATCCGCCTCACGACCTACTTCAAGCCCTCTGCCGACCTGAGCGGCTACCTGCGGCTGGGCTACCATGTGCAGGATCAGGACATCAGCTACCAGTTCGGCAACAACCTGCAGAAAAGCCCGGACCTCGCGGCCAGCCTCATCAAGACGTTCGACGATCGCGCCAGCCTGCAAGCGAACGCGTGGGCGCAGTATGTGAATTTCCAGAAATTCAACGGCAACACCTGCTATTACCAGGGTGGCACGACTTGCCTGACCAGTACCAGCGCCAGCCTGACGCCGGCCAAGGTCAACGGCAACGTGGTGCAGTTCTATACCCAGCAAGGCGACCAGGGCTACCGCGAGCAGGGCGGCTCGCTCATCTACTCGAAGAACCTGCGGGCCGCGCTCTACAGTTTTCAGCTCGGGGCGGATTACCGGCGCCTGTCGGCGCAGGATACCGAGTGGTTCTACAACACGCCGACCGGCCCGGCGGCGCCGCAAGGACAATTCAACAGCAGCACCCACGGCGAAGGTGCGCAAACCTTCCAGGGCGTGTTCGCGCAAGCGAAGATCGCGCCGCTCGACGCACTCGACATCACCGTCAGCGGGCGCTATGATGCCTACCGGATCGACGACCGCACCAATACTCGCACGCTGGCATCGGGCGCCAGCACCGGCGGCGCGCTGCCCGCGTCGACCAAGTCCGCCTTCAATCCGAGCCTTGCCGTACGCTATGAGCTGAACGACCGGGTCTCGCTGCGCGGCGCGACCTACAAGGCATTCCGCGCGCCGGGGTTCAACAACCTGACGCGCACCTTCGGCACCGGCAGCAATACCACGATCGCCAATCCCGACCTGGTTCCGGAAGACTTGCGCGGCTGGGAGCTGGGGAGCGATTACCGCCAGGGCGGATTTTCGGCCGGCGCGACCTACTTCCTCTACAACATCAGCAACATGATCGCGACCTATACAGCCAGCGGCGCGGGTGCCCCGCAGCAGGTCCAGACCATTTGCGGCGGCGCGACGCTGCCGGGCTGTTCCGGCTCCGCCAAGTACTACACCAACGACCAGGACGGCCAGTCGCACGGCGTGGAGCTGGTCGCCAGCTGGGACGTGCTGGACAGCGTGACGCTCAACGGCTTCTACACCCGCACCGAGACCTACCTGACGCGGCGCGGCGCGGTCGTGACGGACCCGCTAGGTGTGCAGCTGACGGGCGTGCCGAAGAATGTCGCTTCGCTCGGCGCCACCTGGAAGCCCGTGGAAAAGCTGCGGACATACGCCGAACTGCGCTACATTGGCCCGATGCTGCTCGATACCACCAGCAACAACGCGACAACGCGCTTCGAGCAGGGCGGCAACACGATCGTCAATGCCAGCGCCAGCTATGCCTGGAGCAAGACCGTGGAAGTGTTCGGCAACGTGGTGAACCTGTTCGATCGCGAATATACGGAAACCCCGTACAACGTGAACCAGCCCTACAACAAAGTGCTCTCCATGCCGCGCGCCGTGAATGTCGGCGTGAGAATGCGTTTCTGA
- a CDS encoding DUF2946 domain-containing protein codes for MVFNRYKQRITAWIGCFAILVAALAPSISHALAVSAKGSLSVSSEICTANGLKAHHADGAHRSSPANDGMHFEHCPFCFTHAASWGLPPSGATVIPLVKGALVRPDLFFHSPRPLFAWAAAQPRAPPFVS; via the coding sequence ATGGTTTTCAATCGATACAAACAGCGCATTACTGCATGGATAGGGTGCTTTGCTATCCTCGTGGCAGCACTCGCGCCATCGATTTCCCATGCGCTGGCGGTTTCCGCCAAGGGAAGCTTGTCGGTTTCCAGCGAAATCTGCACGGCGAACGGTCTCAAGGCGCACCATGCCGACGGCGCGCATCGCTCAAGCCCGGCCAATGACGGAATGCACTTCGAGCATTGCCCGTTCTGCTTCACGCATGCGGCGTCCTGGGGCTTGCCTCCCTCCGGCGCGACAGTCATTCCGCTGGTAAAAGGCGCGCTTGTTCGCCCCGATCTTTTCTTCCATTCCCCCCGCCCGTTATTCGCCTGGGCGGCGGCGCAACCGCGCGCTCCTCCTTTCGTTTCCTGA
- a CDS encoding polyhydroxyalkanoate depolymerase has translation MLYQFHELNRTFLNPLIQWAEASAKLFTNPVSPLAHTPFAQRIAAGYELMYRLGKDYEKPEFGIKTVPVQGKSVGVYEEIADQKPFCRLIHFKKDLSDKKFADLKQPTVLLVAPLSGHHSTLLRDTVRALLSEHDVYITDWTDARMVPVSEGSFHLHDYIYYVQDFIRRLGPDLHVISVCQPTVPVLAAISLMATANDLKLPKTMTMMGGPIDPRKSPTEVNDLATKRPFSWFETKVIYSVPPNYPGFGRKVYPGFLQHAGFVAMNPGRHAQSHWDFYMHLRQGDNESAEAHRKFYDEYNAVLDMPAEYYLETIKTVFQEFRLPLGTWEVEGKLVRPQDIKNVALLTVEGELDDISGSGQTEAAQDLCSGIPKSRKQHYVAEQCGHYGIFSGRRWREIICPKIGEFIRTHS, from the coding sequence ATGCTTTACCAATTTCACGAGCTGAACCGTACCTTCCTGAACCCGCTTATCCAATGGGCGGAAGCTTCTGCCAAGCTGTTCACGAACCCGGTCTCGCCCCTCGCACACACGCCATTCGCGCAACGCATCGCGGCTGGCTACGAATTAATGTACCGGCTCGGCAAGGATTACGAAAAGCCCGAGTTCGGCATCAAGACCGTCCCGGTCCAAGGCAAGTCCGTGGGCGTTTATGAAGAAATCGCGGATCAGAAGCCGTTCTGCCGCCTGATCCACTTCAAGAAGGATTTGTCGGACAAGAAGTTCGCCGACCTGAAGCAGCCCACCGTGCTGCTGGTCGCGCCGCTGTCCGGCCACCATTCCACGCTGCTGCGCGATACCGTGCGCGCGCTGCTTTCGGAACACGACGTCTACATCACCGACTGGACCGATGCGCGCATGGTCCCGGTGTCGGAAGGCTCGTTCCACCTGCACGACTACATCTACTATGTGCAGGACTTCATCCGCCGCCTCGGCCCGGACCTGCACGTGATTTCGGTGTGCCAGCCGACCGTGCCGGTGCTCGCGGCCATTTCGCTGATGGCCACCGCCAACGACCTGAAGCTGCCCAAGACGATGACGATGATGGGCGGCCCGATCGACCCGCGCAAGTCGCCCACCGAGGTCAATGACCTCGCCACCAAGCGGCCCTTCTCCTGGTTCGAGACCAAGGTGATCTACAGCGTGCCGCCGAACTATCCGGGCTTCGGCCGCAAGGTCTACCCGGGCTTCCTGCAGCACGCCGGATTCGTCGCCATGAACCCGGGCCGCCACGCGCAAAGCCACTGGGACTTCTACATGCACCTGCGCCAGGGCGACAACGAGTCGGCCGAAGCGCATCGCAAGTTCTACGACGAGTACAACGCGGTGCTCGACATGCCGGCCGAGTACTACCTCGAAACCATCAAGACGGTGTTCCAGGAATTCCGCCTGCCGCTGGGCACCTGGGAAGTCGAAGGCAAGCTGGTGCGCCCGCAGGACATCAAGAATGTCGCGCTGCTGACCGTCGAGGGCGAGCTGGACGACATTTCCGGCTCCGGCCAGACCGAGGCCGCGCAGGACCTGTGCTCCGGCATTCCCAAGTCGCGCAAGCAGCATTACGTCGCCGAGCAGTGCGGCCATTACGGCATCTTCTCCGGCCGCCGCTGGCGCGAGATCATCTGCCCGAAGATCGGCGAATTCATCCGGACCCATTCCTGA
- the rsxB gene encoding electron transport complex subunit RsxB, with protein sequence MSSTAPKSLADQIEDLLPQTQCTKCGYPACRPYAEAVASGAAGYNQCPPGGAQGVERLAHLLGKPVIPLNPANGTERARPVAVIDEALCIGCTLCIQACPVDAIVGAAKQMHTVLPQLCTGCDLCVAPCPVDCIAMVDVTPGKTGWDAWSQEQADSARERHQFHLLRLRRDKEENDARLAAKAAAKLKAVEAESTLTPEEKAAQERKKAIIQAAMERARLQKEKMAEQAKEKP encoded by the coding sequence GTGTCCTCAACAGCCCCGAAATCGCTGGCCGACCAGATCGAAGACCTGCTGCCGCAAACGCAATGCACCAAGTGCGGCTACCCGGCCTGCCGTCCCTACGCGGAAGCAGTCGCCAGCGGCGCGGCCGGCTACAACCAGTGCCCGCCGGGCGGCGCGCAAGGCGTCGAGCGCCTGGCACACCTGCTCGGCAAGCCCGTCATCCCGCTCAATCCCGCCAACGGCACCGAGCGCGCCCGCCCGGTTGCGGTGATCGACGAAGCGTTGTGCATCGGCTGTACGCTGTGCATCCAGGCCTGCCCGGTCGACGCCATCGTCGGCGCGGCCAAGCAGATGCATACCGTACTGCCGCAGTTGTGCACCGGTTGCGACCTGTGCGTGGCGCCCTGCCCGGTCGACTGCATCGCGATGGTCGATGTCACGCCGGGCAAGACCGGCTGGGACGCATGGTCGCAGGAACAGGCGGACAGCGCTCGCGAACGCCATCAATTCCACCTCTTGCGCCTGCGGCGCGACAAGGAGGAAAACGATGCGCGCCTGGCCGCCAAGGCCGCAGCCAAACTAAAGGCGGTCGAAGCCGAATCGACGCTGACGCCGGAAGAAAAGGCGGCGCAGGAGCGCAAGAAGGCGATCATCCAGGCGGCGATGGAACGCGCGCGGCTGCAAAAAGAGAAAATGGCGGAGCAAGCGAAAGAAAAGCCATGA
- the nth gene encoding endonuclease III encodes MNAEKRLEIFRRFRDANPHPTTELEYTTPFELLIAVILSAQATDVSVNKATRKLYPVANTPDAICELGVEGLTEYIRTIGLYRTKAKNVIETCRLLMERHGGEVPRTREALEALPGVGRKTANVVLNTAFGEATIAVDTHIFRVSNRTGIAPGKNVDEVERKLLKAVPAEFRHDAHHWLILHGRYTCIARKPQCWNCIIADLCEYRDKTPLPEKDI; translated from the coding sequence ATGAACGCCGAAAAACGCCTGGAAATCTTCCGCCGCTTCCGCGATGCCAATCCGCACCCGACCACCGAACTCGAATACACGACGCCGTTCGAGCTGCTGATCGCGGTGATCCTGTCGGCGCAGGCCACCGACGTGTCGGTCAACAAGGCCACGCGCAAGCTGTACCCGGTCGCCAATACGCCGGATGCGATCTGCGAACTGGGCGTCGAAGGCCTGACCGAATACATCCGCACCATCGGCCTGTACCGCACCAAGGCCAAGAACGTGATCGAAACCTGCCGCCTGCTGATGGAGCGGCACGGCGGCGAGGTGCCGCGCACGCGCGAGGCGCTGGAAGCGCTGCCGGGCGTGGGGCGCAAGACCGCCAACGTGGTCCTCAACACCGCGTTCGGCGAGGCGACCATCGCGGTCGACACGCATATCTTCCGAGTTTCCAACCGTACCGGCATCGCGCCCGGCAAGAATGTCGACGAAGTCGAGCGCAAGCTGCTCAAGGCGGTGCCCGCCGAATTCCGGCACGACGCGCACCACTGGCTGATCCTGCACGGACGCTACACCTGCATTGCACGCAAGCCGCAATGCTGGAACTGCATCATTGCCGACCTGTGCGAATACAGGGACAAGACGCCGCTGCCGGAAAAAGATATTTAA
- a CDS encoding malonic semialdehyde reductase: MLNESALHTLFLDARTHNGWRDQAVTDAQLRQIYDLMKWGPTSANCTPARIVFVKSAQAKEKLLACMNEGNIEKTRTAPVTAIIGMDLEFYEKLPRLFPHNPDARSWFAGNRQAIESTAMRNSSLQGGYFILAARAVGLDCAPMSGFNVEKVNEAFFAGTSVRVNFVCSLGYGDTGKLYPRGPRLAFEEACQVI, translated from the coding sequence ATGTTGAACGAATCCGCACTCCATACCCTGTTCCTCGACGCGCGCACCCACAACGGCTGGCGCGACCAGGCGGTCACCGATGCGCAGCTGCGCCAGATCTACGATCTGATGAAGTGGGGACCGACGTCCGCCAATTGCACGCCGGCGCGCATCGTGTTCGTGAAATCGGCGCAAGCGAAGGAAAAGCTGCTGGCTTGCATGAACGAGGGAAATATCGAGAAAACCAGGACCGCGCCGGTCACGGCGATCATCGGGATGGACCTGGAGTTTTACGAAAAGCTCCCGCGACTGTTTCCGCATAATCCCGACGCCCGTTCCTGGTTCGCCGGCAACCGGCAGGCGATCGAATCGACCGCCATGCGCAACTCGTCCCTGCAGGGAGGCTATTTCATCCTGGCTGCGCGCGCAGTCGGACTCGATTGCGCGCCGATGTCGGGATTCAACGTGGAAAAGGTCAACGAAGCCTTCTTCGCCGGTACGTCGGTCAGGGTCAACTTCGTGTGCAGCCTCGGCTATGGCGATACCGGCAAGCTGTACCCGCGCGGCCCGCGCCTCGCCTTTGAGGAAGCCTGCCAGGTCATTTAA
- a CDS encoding DUF1841 family protein, which produces MFTPSQHDVRRFFCETYRKWRANEILTPMEAIARDWIMQHQEYADALSDVEAALAADYSVERGQANPFLHLSMHLSIAEQISIDQPPGIRAAFLGLAQRLGSEHEAHHQIMECLGEMIWNSQRSGLPPDGAAYVECVKRR; this is translated from the coding sequence ATGTTTACCCCTTCCCAGCACGATGTCCGCCGCTTTTTCTGCGAAACCTACCGCAAGTGGCGCGCCAACGAAATCCTGACGCCGATGGAAGCCATCGCGCGCGACTGGATCATGCAGCACCAGGAATATGCGGATGCGCTGTCCGACGTGGAGGCGGCGCTCGCCGCCGATTATTCCGTCGAGCGCGGCCAGGCCAATCCCTTTCTGCATCTGTCGATGCACCTGTCGATCGCGGAACAGATATCGATCGACCAGCCGCCCGGTATCCGAGCCGCCTTCCTCGGCCTGGCGCAGCGGCTGGGTTCCGAGCATGAAGCGCATCACCAGATCATGGAATGCCTGGGCGAGATGATCTGGAACTCGCAGCGCAGCGGGTTGCCACCGGACGGGGCGGCTTATGTGGAATGCGTGAAACGGCGCTGA
- a CDS encoding cytochrome c, whose protein sequence is MKKILACAAVLLSANAFAGGDAAAGKAATEKYNCAACHGKDFNSPVDPSYPKLAGQHQDYLEHALIAYQRGVNGANGRGNAIMGAQAKPLSKQDIQNIAAYLHSLPGSLVLRK, encoded by the coding sequence ATGAAAAAGATTCTCGCATGCGCAGCCGTGCTGCTGTCGGCGAATGCCTTTGCCGGTGGCGACGCCGCGGCCGGCAAGGCGGCAACGGAAAAATACAACTGCGCGGCCTGCCACGGAAAGGACTTCAATTCGCCGGTCGATCCGAGCTATCCGAAGCTGGCCGGCCAGCACCAGGACTACCTCGAACACGCGCTGATCGCCTACCAGCGCGGCGTCAACGGCGCCAACGGCCGCGGCAACGCCATCATGGGCGCGCAGGCCAAGCCGCTGTCGAAGCAGGATATCCAGAACATCGCCGCCTACCTGCACAGCCTGCCGGGTTCGCTGGTGTTGCGCAAGTAA
- a CDS encoding cytochrome c, translated as MKKTFALLALAGIASFAAAADVAGNADAAKNKVAMCIGCHGIPGYKATFPEVYQVPMIGGQSAKYIESALNQYKKGDRKNPSMRGIAAGLSDQDIADVAAYYAQQK; from the coding sequence ATGAAAAAAACATTTGCGCTTCTCGCGCTTGCGGGCATCGCCAGCTTCGCCGCCGCGGCGGACGTGGCGGGCAACGCCGATGCGGCAAAGAACAAGGTGGCCATGTGTATCGGATGCCATGGCATCCCGGGCTACAAGGCGACTTTCCCCGAGGTTTACCAGGTGCCCATGATTGGCGGCCAGTCGGCCAAATATATCGAGAGCGCGCTGAACCAGTACAAGAAGGGCGACCGCAAGAATCCGAGCATGCGCGGCATCGCGGCCGGCCTGTCGGACCAGGATATCGCCGACGTGGCGGCGTACTACGCACAGCAGAAATAA